The Salinispora tropica CNB-440 genome has a window encoding:
- a CDS encoding response regulator produces the protein MIQPRPYAGCGPWPRARRPGPDVEPDGDRQDLILVVDDDEDIARFVEFNLRLHGYEVIHAGDGQEALEVIARHRPDLAVVDLMMPRVDGLELTRRLRADPMTAVLPVIMLTAKGMTVDKVHGLSAGADDYLVKPFDTAELVARVSSTLRRNKEFREVSPLTGLPGNSRIRREIADRIRVGSDYAVGYIDIDRFKSVNDVYGFVRGDDFISALARSLHRAVVSVGLPAAFLGHVGGDDFIFVSTPEQVRQLTSQVSADFEQAADALYDPPDAARGYVELKDRRGNLRRAALVTLSIGVSVSDADKRLTNSLAAMTIASEMKSVAKSQPGSYVAVDRRRGVSDSSHRSVK, from the coding sequence ATGATCCAGCCGAGGCCGTACGCCGGCTGCGGTCCCTGGCCCAGAGCGCGGCGCCCCGGGCCTGACGTGGAGCCCGACGGGGATCGCCAGGACCTCATTCTCGTCGTTGACGACGACGAGGACATCGCCCGGTTCGTCGAGTTCAACCTGCGGTTGCATGGTTACGAGGTGATCCATGCCGGGGACGGCCAGGAGGCACTCGAGGTGATTGCGCGGCACCGCCCCGACCTGGCCGTGGTCGATCTGATGATGCCCCGCGTCGACGGCTTGGAACTGACCCGGCGGCTACGTGCCGACCCGATGACCGCCGTTCTGCCGGTGATCATGCTGACCGCCAAGGGGATGACCGTGGACAAGGTGCACGGCCTCAGTGCCGGTGCCGACGACTACCTGGTCAAGCCCTTCGACACCGCCGAGTTGGTGGCCCGGGTCAGCTCCACGCTGCGCCGGAACAAGGAGTTCCGTGAGGTCTCGCCGCTGACCGGGCTACCCGGCAACAGCCGGATCCGCCGGGAGATCGCCGACCGGATTCGGGTCGGATCCGACTACGCGGTCGGGTACATCGACATCGACCGTTTCAAGAGTGTCAATGACGTTTACGGGTTCGTCCGCGGCGACGACTTCATCTCCGCGTTGGCCCGCAGCCTGCACCGGGCGGTCGTCTCGGTGGGGCTTCCCGCGGCCTTCCTGGGTCACGTCGGCGGCGACGACTTCATCTTCGTCAGCACGCCGGAACAGGTCCGGCAGCTGACCTCGCAGGTCTCCGCGGACTTCGAGCAGGCGGCCGACGCGCTGTACGACCCGCCTGACGCCGCCCGCGGCTACGTGGAACTCAAGGACCGACGTGGCAACCTACGCCGCGCTGCGTTGGTCACCCTCTCGATCGGCGTCTCGGTCTCGGACGCCGACAAGCGTCTCACGAATTCACTGGCGGCGATGACGATCGCCTCCGAGATGAAGTCGGTGGCCAAGAGCCAGCCGGGGTCGTACGTGGCGGTGGACCGGCGTCGCGGAGTGTCGGATTCGAGTCATCGTTCTGTGAAGTAG
- the ribD gene encoding bifunctional diaminohydroxyphosphoribosylaminopyrimidine deaminase/5-amino-6-(5-phosphoribosylamino)uracil reductase RibD produces MAGVSVDEAMRRAVDLAARGLGTTSPNPVVGCVLLDPGGQVVGEGFHAYAGGPHAEIVALAHAGERARGGTAVVTLEPCDHTGRTGPCSTALVQAGVARVVIAVPDPNQAASGGAATLRAAGVRVDLGVRAAEAEAGNIAWLTSTRRGWPYLLWKYAATLDGRSAAADGTSMWITSEAARMDVHALRGTVDAVLAGVGTVLADDPRLTVRNLRDGSLAIRQPLRVVVDSAGQTPAGARVRDDAAPTWIATADEVGTDSAGRVDLPALLAALHQRGVRAALLEGGPRLAGAFLAAGLVDKIVGYVAPRLLGAGPTALADAGVTTITDAIDCEVIDVTQVGPDLRITALPRKREG; encoded by the coding sequence ATGGCCGGCGTCTCCGTAGATGAGGCGATGCGTCGCGCAGTTGACCTCGCCGCGCGTGGCCTCGGTACCACCAGCCCCAACCCGGTCGTCGGCTGCGTGCTGCTCGACCCGGGTGGTCAGGTCGTCGGTGAGGGCTTCCACGCGTACGCCGGCGGACCGCATGCCGAGATTGTCGCCCTCGCCCACGCGGGGGAGCGGGCGCGGGGCGGCACCGCGGTGGTAACGCTGGAACCCTGCGATCACACCGGCCGTACGGGCCCGTGTAGCACCGCTCTGGTGCAGGCCGGCGTCGCCCGGGTGGTGATCGCCGTACCCGACCCGAACCAGGCCGCGTCCGGTGGCGCCGCCACGCTGCGCGCCGCCGGGGTCCGGGTCGACCTGGGCGTACGCGCCGCTGAGGCGGAGGCGGGCAACATCGCGTGGCTGACCTCGACGCGTCGGGGCTGGCCGTACCTCCTCTGGAAGTACGCGGCGACGCTGGACGGGCGGTCCGCCGCCGCCGACGGCACCAGCATGTGGATCACTTCCGAGGCGGCCCGAATGGACGTGCACGCGCTGCGCGGCACGGTGGACGCCGTCCTCGCCGGGGTGGGCACCGTGCTCGCCGACGACCCGCGCCTGACCGTTCGGAACCTGCGCGACGGCAGCCTCGCCATCCGGCAGCCGCTGCGGGTGGTGGTGGACTCGGCGGGCCAGACCCCGGCCGGGGCGCGGGTCCGCGACGACGCCGCACCCACCTGGATCGCCACCGCCGATGAGGTGGGTACCGATTCGGCGGGCCGGGTCGATCTGCCGGCGCTGCTCGCCGCGTTGCACCAGCGCGGGGTGCGCGCCGCGCTGCTGGAGGGAGGGCCACGGCTGGCCGGCGCGTTCCTCGCCGCCGGATTGGTCGACAAGATCGTCGGCTACGTCGCGCCCCGGCTGCTCGGCGCCGGCCCCACCGCACTGGCGGACGCGGGGGTGACCACGATCACCGATGCCATCGACTGCGAGGTCATTGACGTTACCCAGGTCGGTCCCGACCTGCGGATCACCGCACTGCCCCGGAAGAGGGAGGGCTGA
- a CDS encoding riboflavin synthase gives MFTGIVEELGEVIHITETAEDSAVVTINGPLVVTDARPGDSIAVNGVCLTVVELAGGAFTADVMGETLRRSALGVLRPGDPVNLERAATLGSRLGGHLVQGHVNGIGELLAREPAARWETVRFRLPTALARYVVTKGSITVDGVSLTVASIGPDWFEVGLIPTTLRLTTLGSRRVGDAVNLEVDVLAKYVERLLGRDQSGGSGDLPAAVGLPGAAPVGGPA, from the coding sequence ATGTTCACCGGCATCGTCGAGGAACTGGGTGAGGTCATCCACATCACCGAGACCGCGGAGGACTCCGCGGTGGTCACCATCAACGGCCCGCTGGTCGTCACCGACGCCCGGCCCGGTGACTCCATCGCGGTCAACGGCGTCTGCCTGACCGTGGTGGAACTCGCCGGTGGGGCCTTCACCGCCGACGTGATGGGGGAGACGCTGCGCCGCTCCGCGCTTGGCGTGCTGCGCCCCGGCGATCCGGTAAACCTGGAGCGGGCCGCCACCCTCGGCAGCCGCCTCGGCGGCCATCTGGTTCAGGGGCACGTCAATGGCATCGGCGAGTTGCTGGCCCGGGAACCGGCCGCGCGGTGGGAGACGGTCCGCTTCCGCCTGCCCACTGCCCTGGCTCGCTACGTGGTGACGAAGGGGTCGATCACCGTTGACGGGGTGTCCCTGACCGTGGCCAGCATCGGGCCCGACTGGTTCGAGGTGGGCCTGATCCCCACCACCCTGCGGCTGACCACGCTCGGCTCCCGGAGGGTCGGCGACGCGGTCAACCTCGAGGTCGACGTCCTGGCCAAATACGTCGAGCGGCTACTCGGCAGGGACCAGTCGGGCGGGTCGGGTGACCTGCCCGCTGCTGTCGGTCTGCCCGGTGCCGCGCCGGTGGGTGGGCCGGCATGA
- the pnuC gene encoding nicotinamide riboside transporter PnuC encodes MTGPLGWLLDAQVSFAGSPVLVREIVGNVFGLAAAVFGLRRVVWAWPVGMIGNALLFTVFLGGAFTTPQAHDLYGQAGRQVFFFGLGLYGWWRWSRNRRRGGDGTAAAVEPRWATGRERLGLLAAAVAGTAVSYPVLAALGSWGPLPDAWILTGSLLATYGMARGYVDFWLIWIAVDAAGVPLLLRGGYYPSAVMYLVYGAFCVWGLAAWWRTSRASRSELAPISSNYAEAVA; translated from the coding sequence ATGACCGGGCCGCTCGGCTGGCTGCTCGACGCGCAGGTGAGCTTCGCCGGCTCGCCCGTGCTGGTCCGCGAGATCGTCGGCAACGTCTTCGGCCTGGCCGCCGCGGTGTTCGGCCTGCGCCGGGTGGTGTGGGCCTGGCCGGTCGGCATGATCGGCAACGCGTTGCTGTTCACCGTCTTCCTCGGCGGAGCGTTCACCACCCCGCAGGCACACGACCTCTACGGCCAGGCCGGCCGGCAGGTCTTCTTCTTCGGGCTCGGGCTCTACGGCTGGTGGCGTTGGTCGCGTAACCGTCGCCGGGGTGGCGACGGTACTGCCGCCGCGGTGGAACCCCGCTGGGCTACCGGGCGGGAGCGGCTCGGCTTACTGGCGGCCGCGGTGGCCGGCACCGCCGTCAGCTATCCGGTCCTCGCCGCCCTGGGGTCGTGGGGTCCGCTGCCGGATGCCTGGATCCTGACCGGCAGCCTGCTCGCCACATACGGCATGGCCCGGGGGTATGTGGACTTCTGGCTGATCTGGATCGCCGTCGACGCGGCCGGAGTGCCGCTGCTCCTGCGTGGCGGGTACTACCCATCGGCCGTCATGTACCTCGTCTACGGCGCATTCTGCGTCTGGGGGCTCGCCGCCTGGTGGCGGACGTCGCGCGCCTCCCGTTCGGAGCTGGCACCGATCTCGTCGAACTATGCGGAGGCTGTGGCGTGA
- a CDS encoding bifunctional 3,4-dihydroxy-2-butanone-4-phosphate synthase/GTP cyclohydrolase II has product MTTFGTIEQAMAEILAGRPVVVVDDANRENEGDLIFAAELATPELVAFMVRYTSGYICASLTEDDCDRLDLPPMHHTNQDRRGTAYMVTVDARKGVSTGISAADRARVIRLLADPSTTPDDLARPGHVVPLRAREGGVLRRTGHTEAATDLTRLAGLRPAGVLCELVNDDGTMMRVPDLERFCAEHSLVLVTIADLVMYRRRTEKQVELVAEARLPTRHGDFRVAGYRGDYDSAEHVALVMGDLGDGRDVLVRAHSECLTGDVFGSLRCDCGLQLDTAMELVAKEGRGVVLYIRGHEGRGIGLLHKLRAYQLQDKGRDTVEANLELGLPVDARDYGTGAQVLYDLGVRSMRLLTNNPAKRAGLEGYGLTVTERVALPVQSHPENERYLRTKRDRMGHLLG; this is encoded by the coding sequence GTGACCACTTTTGGCACGATCGAACAGGCGATGGCGGAGATCCTCGCCGGCCGACCCGTCGTTGTGGTTGACGACGCCAACCGGGAGAACGAGGGTGACCTGATCTTCGCGGCCGAGCTGGCCACGCCGGAGCTGGTCGCCTTCATGGTCCGCTACACCTCCGGCTACATCTGCGCGTCCCTGACCGAGGACGACTGCGACCGGCTGGATCTGCCACCGATGCACCACACCAACCAGGACCGGCGTGGCACCGCCTACATGGTGACCGTGGACGCTCGCAAGGGCGTGAGCACCGGCATCTCCGCCGCCGACCGGGCACGTGTGATTCGGCTGCTCGCCGACCCCAGCACCACACCGGACGACCTGGCCCGGCCCGGTCATGTGGTACCGCTGCGGGCGCGTGAGGGCGGCGTCCTGCGCCGGACGGGTCACACCGAGGCCGCGACTGACCTGACCCGGCTGGCTGGGCTGCGGCCTGCCGGCGTCCTCTGCGAGCTCGTCAACGACGACGGCACGATGATGCGCGTGCCGGACCTGGAGCGGTTCTGCGCGGAGCACTCACTGGTCCTGGTCACCATCGCGGACCTGGTGATGTACCGGCGACGGACGGAAAAGCAGGTCGAGCTGGTCGCCGAGGCGCGGCTGCCCACCCGGCACGGGGATTTCCGGGTGGCGGGGTACCGCGGCGACTACGACTCGGCCGAGCACGTGGCGTTGGTGATGGGCGATCTCGGCGATGGCCGGGACGTGCTGGTACGGGCGCACTCCGAGTGTCTCACCGGCGATGTGTTCGGCTCGTTGCGGTGCGACTGCGGTCTGCAACTGGACACCGCCATGGAACTGGTCGCCAAGGAAGGGCGCGGCGTCGTGCTGTACATCCGTGGCCACGAGGGGCGCGGCATCGGGCTGCTACACAAGCTGCGGGCGTACCAGCTACAGGATAAGGGCCGGGACACCGTCGAGGCCAACCTGGAACTCGGCCTGCCGGTGGACGCGCGGGACTACGGTACCGGCGCGCAGGTCCTCTACGACCTGGGTGTGCGGTCGATGCGGCTGCTCACCAACAATCCGGCGAAGCGGGCTGGACTGGAGGGCTACGGACTGACCGTGACCGAGCGCGTGGCACTGCCGGTTCAGTCGCACCCGGAGAATGAGCGCTACCTGCGGACCAAACGGGACCGCATGGGACACCTGCTGGGGTAG
- the ribH gene encoding 6,7-dimethyl-8-ribityllumazine synthase, protein MAGFGDAGIDTVDAKGLTVGVVAARWHGELTDHMLDRALAAAEACGARSMVARVAGSVELPVVAQALARRCDVVVALGVVVRGDTAHFDYVCRSVTDGLTRVALDEGKPVGHGVLTVDTIDQARDRAGLPSSAEDKGWAATVAVLDAALAVRGLAGTTPRVGFGA, encoded by the coding sequence ATGGCGGGTTTCGGGGATGCGGGCATCGATACTGTCGACGCCAAGGGTTTGACCGTCGGGGTGGTCGCTGCCCGCTGGCATGGCGAGCTCACCGACCACATGCTCGATCGGGCCCTCGCCGCCGCCGAGGCGTGCGGGGCCCGTTCCATGGTCGCCCGGGTAGCTGGCTCGGTGGAGCTGCCCGTGGTGGCGCAGGCGCTCGCCCGCCGCTGCGACGTCGTGGTGGCGCTCGGGGTGGTGGTCCGGGGGGACACCGCTCACTTCGACTACGTCTGCCGGTCGGTCACCGACGGGCTCACCCGGGTCGCCTTGGATGAGGGAAAGCCGGTCGGGCACGGTGTGTTGACCGTGGACACGATCGATCAGGCCCGGGACCGGGCGGGGCTGCCCAGTTCGGCGGAGGACAAGGGCTGGGCCGCCACCGTCGCCGTTCTCGACGCGGCACTCGCGGTTCGTGGCTTGGCCGGTACCACCCCGCGGGTGGGCTTCGGGGCCTGA
- a CDS encoding phosphoribosyl-ATP diphosphatase, whose amino-acid sequence MKTFEELFAELQAKAAAGTPGSGTVAALDKGVHFVGKKVVEEAAESWLAAEHEGPERTAEEISQLLYQVQVLMLATGLDLEDVYRHL is encoded by the coding sequence GTGAAGACGTTCGAGGAGTTGTTCGCCGAGCTGCAGGCCAAGGCCGCTGCCGGCACCCCCGGCTCGGGCACCGTCGCGGCCCTGGACAAGGGGGTGCACTTCGTCGGCAAGAAGGTCGTCGAGGAGGCGGCCGAGTCCTGGCTGGCGGCCGAGCACGAGGGGCCCGAGCGGACCGCCGAGGAGATCTCCCAGCTGCTCTACCAGGTGCAGGTGTTGATGCTCGCCACCGGTCTCGACCTTGAGGACGTCTACCGACATCTGTGA
- the hisG gene encoding ATP phosphoribosyltransferase, whose translation MLRVAVPNKGTLAEKAAQMLREAGYRQRTDPKDLVCRDDANNIEFFYLRPKDIATYVGSGDLDVGITGRDLLVDSGAPATEVVDLGFGQATFRFAARPEDIDTAQDLDGRRVATAYPGLVERHLAELGVKADVIRLDGAVENAIRLGLADVVADVVETGATLRQAGLVVFGEPLLRSSAVLVCRSAAQPHPQGELLLRRLHSVLVARRYVMLTYDVPADLLARASSLTPGIESPTVSRLHREGWVAVQAMVLRDDVHRIMDELYQVGARAILVTNIQACRL comes from the coding sequence ATGCTGCGAGTCGCGGTACCCAACAAGGGGACCTTGGCCGAGAAGGCCGCTCAGATGCTGCGCGAGGCGGGCTACCGCCAGCGAACCGACCCGAAGGACCTGGTCTGCCGGGATGATGCGAACAATATTGAGTTCTTCTATCTGCGTCCGAAGGACATCGCCACCTACGTCGGCTCCGGGGACCTGGATGTCGGCATCACCGGCCGGGATCTCCTGGTCGACTCCGGTGCGCCCGCAACCGAGGTGGTCGACCTGGGCTTCGGCCAGGCCACCTTCCGGTTCGCCGCCCGACCCGAGGACATCGATACGGCGCAGGACCTGGACGGGCGTCGGGTCGCCACCGCGTACCCCGGCCTGGTGGAGCGGCACCTCGCCGAGCTGGGCGTCAAGGCCGATGTGATCCGCCTGGACGGTGCGGTGGAGAACGCCATCCGGCTGGGCCTCGCCGACGTGGTCGCCGACGTGGTGGAGACTGGTGCCACGCTGCGTCAGGCCGGTCTGGTGGTCTTTGGTGAGCCGCTGCTGCGCTCGTCCGCCGTCCTGGTTTGCCGCTCTGCCGCGCAGCCGCACCCGCAGGGCGAGCTGCTGCTGCGCCGCCTGCACAGCGTGCTCGTCGCCCGGCGTTACGTGATGCTGACCTACGACGTCCCGGCCGACCTGTTGGCGCGGGCCAGTTCGTTGACTCCGGGCATCGAGTCGCCAACCGTCTCCCGGCTGCACCGGGAGGGCTGGGTGGCGGTGCAGGCGATGGTGCTTCGTGACGACGTGCACCGGATTATGGATGAGTTGTACCAGGTTGGCGCCCGCGCGATCCTGGTCACGAACATCCAGGCCTGCCGCCTCTGA
- a CDS encoding PH domain-containing protein has product MSETEAVRIRPRRVRLVCWASAIALVLLFTVLAMSLHGATGSGYGSFQRGDQFGMVGLGVLGAFAFLLFTRPRVEADGRRVRVQNVIGSYELPWELVRGIRFDRGAPWASLELHDDDLVPMLALQAADKELAVNAVRALRQLHQARLAEGAAGR; this is encoded by the coding sequence GTGAGCGAAACCGAAGCGGTCCGTATCCGGCCCCGGCGTGTCCGGCTGGTCTGCTGGGCCTCGGCGATTGCCCTGGTGCTGCTGTTCACGGTGCTGGCGATGTCGCTGCACGGGGCGACCGGCAGCGGCTACGGCTCATTTCAACGTGGCGACCAGTTCGGCATGGTCGGCCTCGGTGTGCTCGGCGCATTCGCCTTCCTGCTCTTCACCCGGCCTCGGGTGGAGGCCGACGGGCGGCGGGTCCGGGTGCAGAACGTGATCGGCTCGTACGAGCTGCCCTGGGAGCTCGTTCGTGGCATCCGGTTCGACCGCGGTGCGCCCTGGGCCAGCCTGGAGCTGCACGATGACGACCTGGTGCCGATGCTCGCCCTCCAAGCCGCCGACAAGGAGCTGGCCGTTAACGCGGTCCGCGCGCTACGCCAGCTGCACCAGGCCCGGTTGGCTGAGGGCGCCGCCGGCCGCTGA